AGAACAAACCGTTCCATGATCGGCTGAAACAGCATTATATTGCTTCCTATCTGGGAATCACACCTACTCAGCTGAGCCGCATAAAAAAAGAAATAAACTGACAAAAGCTTCAACATATGTTGAGGCTTTTTTATTTTCTCAACCCCATCTTTGCCCTGTAAACAAGAACATTTGTACATCTAAATAAGCACAAGAGAAAGGAAGGATGAAAAGTAGGCTTCATCGAATCAATGCTAATTGATTCCCTCTTAGCTCACTTAAAATATTCATCGTAATAGTAAACCTTTGCGTCAAAAAAAATAAGACAGCTTAAATTAATTACAGATGTTCCAAGTTCATTAATTAAATTATCTCCTATGAAAAATTTAGCAAGCATCGTATGTGTATTGACGGTATCTGCACATCTTTCTGCGCAGAAAGTCATTCACCAAGAAGTATTCAGCGCCAAAATGAATAAAAGTATCAAAACCATTATCATCACACCGGATGAGCAACAGAGTGTAACCTATCCATCGGTTTATATTCTGCACGGCTACAGTGGAAATCCTGAACGTACCCTTAAACAGGATATTCCTGATCTGATTAAAAAAGCACAGGAATATAAGACGATTTACGTATTGCCGGACGGAAATTATAATTCGTGGTATGTAGATAGTCCTTTGGTTAAAGATTCACAGTACCAGACTTTTATAGGACAGGAGCTTGTAGATTTTGTCAATAAAAACTATCCTGTAAAAATGGATAAAAAATTCCGTGGTATCCTGGGCTGGAGTATGGGAGGTTATGGTGCTGTCAACATTGGTACGACATACAATAATACATTTGGCATTGTAGGAAGTTCTTGCGGAGCCTTGGATTTCAACTCATTCGGGGAAGGATACACCAATTATCAGGTAGATAAAGTATTAGGATCTGCAATATCATTAAATCCTAAATTTCTTACAGACAATAAAGTGAAGACTATGGCCACAGCAGAACAGCAATACATTTTCGATTGCGGTACAGAAGACACACAAATGGTTGAAATGAACAGAAAATTTCATAAAAAATTAACCGATCAAAAGATTCCACATCTTTATATAGAGTCCTTAGGAATCCATGATCCTAAATACTGGGGCAGATCTTTATCTGAGCAGTTGACTTTATTTGATCGATTTTTTAAGCTATAAAATTAGCTTTATATAAATTGATGTATCTGGTTTTATTATAATTGTTTATGTTGTTTTATTTGAATTTGAAATCAATATCTCCTAACCATGTCAAGGTTTTGAACCTTGACATGGTTAACAGTGCTTAAATCTTTAAACGATTAAGATGATAAGAGTCGTTAGGAAAAATCAAATGATTTTTTTTAAACCATACCTTTAAAAGCAAACTCACCCTAATCATCTTAAAAACAGATCAGACACAAGTGAATTAAACAAAATTAATTATTCTCGCAGATTTTCCGGATAGAGCAGATTAGCAAAAGTAAAATCTGTATCATCTGTAAGATCTGCGATATTTTTTTAATCATTATGTATCCATTTCCTTAATTCCTCCTTATTTTCTTTGCGTTACAAAATCATCTGCTTCACAAGTTTTTATATAATCTTTAAAAATTAAATGCTCTTAACGGCTTAGATAAAAAAATCCTTTTAAGCCTTGTGCTTAAAAGGATTCATCATAATGATAATTAAGTAATAATGAAATTTAAATATTTTCAAAATTTTTACCCAAATGTTCTTCAATAACAAAGAACGGGTCTTCTGTAAGCGTATGTGCTCTCATCTCCATCAGGCTCACTTTACTCATCATACGGAGCATAATTCTTCTTTGACATTCGTGTTCTACACCATCAACATTTCTTACTCCGGCTCTGAAGGCAGATCTTCCATGGGCACATAAATGGTTATTCACCAATATCACATCTCCGGCCTGTGGCGTGAAACCTGAATAAATCAGATCTCTGGCCTCTTCCCAGAATTCTGTCAGATGGCCGTGGGCATCGTCAGTCTGTTTAATACTTGGGTTGAATAGCTGTTCGGCAGCATCAAACCTCATAAAAGGCAGTTCATAATTACCGTACAACACGGCATCCAGTTTCTCTTCTTCCTCCATACCGGTCTCTAAATTGGCATCTTTCGGTATTTTGTACATACGCTCAAAAAGAGGTCTGAAATTTTCCCCTATAGCCCCGTGAGAACGGATGGAATATAGGGTAGAAGGTACCTGTTCTTCATTACGGATATACATAAAGCTTAAAAAATCTGCCTGATGTTTCAGGAAGGCATCTTCCGTATGTACATAAAGATCTGTTGCAGATCCCGACCCGGTCTGGGTTTCTCTCATTTTTTCATCCGGAATAATCGCATGCATCAATCCGCCACCTTTTCGCTGTGAATAATATTGTACAGGTTTTGATGGAAGTGCTCCATGAATCAATGCACAGGCAAAACCATAGATATTGAATTTAGAATAATCCGCAGACTGCCAGTTCGGCGGAGTATTTCCTATACTTTCCTGATCAATATCCATTAATCCTCTAAACACAAGCGCTCCATACTGATCTTTTGAAAAGTCGCTGGCGAAATCAGCCGCTATATGCAAAATTCTTTCCGGTAGAAAATAGGAAGCCAATTGATGAACATGGGTAATAAAGTCTCTGTTCTCATAGCTGCCATATTTTTTCTGAAGATGCACCGCTGCATCTTGTATCATTCTTCTTTCATGAGAGGTGATCTCAATGATTCTTGGAAGCAGTTTTACCGCGGTAATACTGTCGTTATCTAAAATTTCTAGTGAATTCATTAAAAAAATATTTGGTGTGTAAATATAATTTCTATATTTGTTTTTAATTATTCTAAATAACAATAGCTGGTTCAAATTTATGAATAATTTATCAATCACCAAATAAAAAGCAAAAAAAATGTAAAAATAAAAACTTGACTATCAAACATATACATCTATATGCTACTACACCTTCACACAACTTATTGACTTAAAATCACCTTACAAATACGTATATGAACAACAATCAAATGCCCGCCGGAGAGATCCTGGGCGCCTCCTTACCTCACATTTCGGGGAATTTTGAAAATATTTTTCATTCTCACAATTATGACCATTACCGTTCCGCTGTCGAAGAAACTTTAGACCTTGTAGGAACCTTTCTTCACAGAAATGACAAACCCTTCAGTGGAATAGAAGCCAAAGAAATGAAAAGTATGGTACAGCAGATAGACCTGGATCAAAAGCTCTCTTCATACCAGGAGCTTCTTCAGGAAGTAGATACTATATATGTAAAGCATGCCACTGCTTTTCACCTTCCGCAATACGTGGCACACCTTAACTGCCCCATTGTAATTCCGGCTTTAGCAGGAGAAATCCTTGTCAGTGCCATCAATTCATCGCAGGATACCTACGACCAGAGTGCCGGAGGAACCTTTATGGAAAGAAAGCTGATCGACTGGACCGCAGAGCAGTTAGGATACAATCCGGAAACCAGCGACGGTGTTTTCACAGCAGGCGGATCACAGAGCAATCTGATGGGGCTTGTGATGATGCGCGACTGCTTTTCCCAGAAGAGATACAACCATAATATTAAGCTGGATGGCCTTCCACAGGAGGCTGGCAGATTCAGAATTTTTGTTTCTGATAAATCTCACTTCAGCAACTTAAAGAACGCCTCTATCATGGGATTAGGCGAAAAATGTATCGTTAAAGTTCCTACAGACGAAAGATTCTGCATGGACATCACTTTGCTGAAAAAATACATTAAGAGAGAAGAGCAGATGGGAAATATTCCTATCGGAATTGTTGCGACTGCCGGAACTACAGACTTCGGAAATGTAGACCCACTGGAAGATATTGCCAACGTTGCTGAGCAATACAACATCTGGATGCACGTAGACGCGGCTTACGGATGTGCTTTATTATTAAGCGAAAAATACCGTCATCTTCTGAACGGTATAGAAAGAGCGGATTCGGTGACGATAGATTATCATAAATCTTTCTTCCAGCCGATCAGCAGCAGTGCTTTCATCGTTAAAAACAAAAGGGAATTAAGAATCCTGAAACACCATGCAGACTATCTGAATCCTGCGGAAATGGATGAAGAGGAAATTCCTGCACAAATCAACAAATCCATTATCCAGAGTACCCGTAGATTCGATGCTCTGAAACTGTGGTTTACGTTAAGAATGATGGGCAAAGAACAGCTCTCAGAATATACAGATACCGTAATAGACCTTACCAAAGATGTGGCCTCTATGATTAGTGAGAATCCGCATTTCGAACTGCTTTCCGATACAGACCTGAGCGTTCTGGTTTTCCGTTATATCAGACCTGATATTGAAGACCTGAATGCTTTGAACCAGCATATCAAAATGAAACTTTTCTACAGCGGGGAAATTCTTGTGGCAAGCACTAAAGTAGACGGAAATTTCTACCTGAAGTTTACTTTCCTGAACCCGATCACTACGACAGAAGACGTTCACCAAATTTTAAATACAATACAATCGCATGGAGAAGACTTTGATACAGCCAACTAAGCTTACGGAAAAAGCACAGGAAATAACGATTAGAATCCTGCTGAACGGAATGCTTCGTGAGCTTGGAAACGGAAAGTTCTATCAGGGCGTTCCGAAATATGATGCGCTTACGGCTCAGGCGCTTGAAAACAGTTCCTATCCGCTTCATATAAGATTTGAATTAAAGAAAAGCGATATCTTTTTATTCGCTCCGGTTTCTTACCGTTCCGAAAGTGCTTTCCACAATTATGGAATGCCTTTATGGGTGGTTGATCATAACAATCAGAAAGTCTTTGAGCCGGATGTTGATCAGCTGACAGCATTGGTCTACCGTGAGCTTTCTGAACAGTTCAGTGAAAAAGGCTTGGATCTATTCACGAAAAGAATTCACAGCAGCTTAAGAAATCTGGAAATGATCATGGAAGAAGGTTTACAGGATCAGGATGCTTTGACGTATTCTTTCCTGGAATCTGAACAACAACTTCCTGTGGGACATAATCTTCACCCTTTCACAAAAGCGAGAATGGGATTCTCCAGAGAAGAGCAGCTTCTTTACGGCCCGGAATTCAATCAAGGAATCCAGCTGGAGTATTTTCTGGTGCACAAAAGCTGTGTCCGGGAACATTCGGTTTTAGAACAGCCTTACAACGAATTTCTGAAGAGCGTTGTTTCATTACCCGAAGATCTTGAAGCGAAGTATCTTAACGAAGGTGAAAAGCTTTCTGATTTCTATACGGTTCCGTGTCATCCTTGGGAAGCTACTTATCTTTTGTCTATCGAAGAAGGAGCGGAAATGATCAAAGACCGTACTTTAATTCATATCGGGGCTTTTGGGGAAGAATTTTATTCAACCTCTTCTATCAGAAGTATGTACAGCCCTCAAATTCCGTGGATGCCTAAGTTTTCTTTAAATGTTCTTTTAACAGGATCGATACGAATCAATACGGAGAAAGATCTAAAAAGAGGCTACGCATCGGCTTTATGGAGAAAACATACTGGAACAGCGTTTGAAAAGGATTTTAATCAGTTCAAACTGCTTTTGGAACCTGTAACATTAGGCGTTTATCATCAGGATAAAAATATTGAAAGCCTTAATCTCCTGATCCGCGAAAACCCGTTCCAGCCGGAAGATAAAATCCTTCTTTTAGCAAGATTATGTCAGGACGAACCTGCAGATGGTCAGAATTTTATCCAAAAGTTCTTTACAGATGTTTCTGAAAAACTGGGAACAAGTCCGGAAGAATCGGTGACCACTTGGTTTTCAAAATATATTCACCTGCTGATTGCTCCTTTAAACCATTTATACAGCCAATACGGCATGGCTCCTGAAGCGCATCAACAGAATCTCCTGATCCAACTGGATGATCAGTTGCTGCCAACAACTCTTTTTGTAAGGGATGCACAGGGATATTTGTTAAGAGAAAGCGCAAGAGAACAGTATGCGGAGCTTTCCAAAACGTATCCTGAGATTGAAGATCTTTTCATCAGGGATGAGCGTCTTTTAGATATTATCTCTTACCATGTTCTGGTGAGTAATCTTTCAGCATTGGTGGCTTCATTAGGAAAGACAGGATGGGTGAAAGAAAGAACACTGATCAATATGCTGCACAGCGAATTTGCACAGGTTCATCAGGAAATGCCTTCATATTTTACGCGTTATGCACTTGAAAACCGTCATTGGGGAACAAAAACCAACTTTAAGGCGGTTGCCAATGAAATTGACGGTATTACAAGTGCCGCAGCGATTTCTTATGCTAAAGTTCCGAATCTTCTTCACTATCATTACTTCTCAGATCAGCTGATTCATCCGAAAGGGAAAGAAGCTTTCTTCAAGCGTTATTTCCAGAAAGATGATGTCACGGTTACGATGAGACCTGTTAATCTTGATGAAGATCTTGAAATGCTTCATGAGTGGTTTAACCGTGAACATGCGATCAAAATCTGGCAGATGAACTGGCCGATTGATGAACTGGAAACCTATTACCGTTTAATGCTGCCGGGTGATGAAGCACACAGCTACATCGTCATGAGCAATGGCGAACCTACATGCAATATTGAGGTTTACTGGCCATGCAGAGATATTGTGGGCGATTACTACGATGTACTGCCTACCGATTACGGAACCCACCAGTTCATTGCACCGACTGATCCGAAGAAGAAATACGTTTCTCCTTCCACACAGTCTATGGTAGATTATGTATTTGCCCAGCCTGAGGTTGGAAAAATGGTAGGCGAGGGTTCGGTAGATTCTCTGGCTTCTATGATGAACAAGGCGCATGTCGGATTCAAAGTAGATAAAGTCATTGAAATGCCTCATAAAAAAGCCAACCTTAATTTCTGCTACAGAGAATGGTATTGGGAAAAATTCCCGCAAAACAAAGATGTAGAATTCACCGTAAAAATCACTGAACATGAATAACGACACGATATATAACGTGATCGGAATAGGTATTGGCCCTTTTAATTTAGGACTTGCTGCCTTATCGAATCCGATTTCTGAATTAAAAACACTTTTCCTTGACCAGAGAGATGGTTTCGACTGGCATCCGGGATTAATGATTGACCATGTAACACTGCAAACGCCTTTTTTATGCGACTGCGTGTCCATGGCAGATCCTACGAATCCTTTAAGCCTTCTGAACTATCTGAAAGAAACGAACAGGCTGTACAAATTCTTTATCAGGGAAGATTTTTTCATTCCGCGTAAAGAATACAACCGTTACTGTCAATGGGTAGTGAGCCAGCTTCCACAGTGCCGTTTTTCAACGCAGGTGGTTGATATTGTGTATGAAGGCGGACTGTATTTAATTACAACCGTTCACACCAAAACTAAGGAAACAGAGGTTTTCAGAACAGAAAGACTGATCCTGGGAACAGGGACACAGCCACATATTCCTTCGTTTATTCCGAAAGATGATTCGCGTATTCTTCATACAAGCTCTTATCTGTACCACAAGGAAGAACTTTTGGCTCAGGGTAAAAAAATTGCCGTGATCGGTTCAGGGCAAAGTGCTGCAGAGGTTTTCTATGATTTATTGCAAAGCCGTGATGAAAATACCCGATTGGGCTGGTATTCACGTCCGGACCGTTTCTTTCCGATGGAATATTCAAAGCTGACGCTGGAACTGACTTCTCCTGATTATGTAGATTATTTTTACAGCAGGGATGAGGCAGCCAGAAAATCAATATTAAGCAAGCAGCAGGCTCAGTTTAAAGGAATCAATTACGACCTCATCAACCAGATCTATGATTTTATCTACGACCTGAATATTGATAATGCTGATCCAAACCTGACGATCATTCCAAACAGCCAGTTGGATAGAGTAGATAATAGCAATCCGGATAATCTAACTCTTGAGTTCACACAATTGGAGCAGGATGTCCCTTACGAACAGGAAGCTGATTATCTGGTGGTAGGAACAGGATACCGTTATCATGAACCTGCTTTCCTTAAAAATATTCAGTCCAGAATTAAAAGAGATTCCACAGGATTATTTGCGGTCAACAGGAATTATTCCATAGACCATAACGGCGGTGAAATCTATGTGCTTCATGCAGAAGTACACACCCACAGCTACATTTCTACCGATCTTGGAATGGCGGCGTACCGTAATTCCTATATCATCAATGACATTTTGGGAAGAGAACATTATAAAATCGAAAAGAAAATTGCTTTCCAGGATTTTGATGTAGAGAAATACGCTGCGGTATCAACTGTCAAAATATAACAGAACAATGAACACCAACTTAAAAAATAATACAATCAGTCAGGAAATCTGGCTACAGGCCAACAGAGACCTTATGGCCAAGACGATTGCAGAATTAATGCATGAAGAACGGTTAAAACCTGTTGCCGTTTCACAGGATGACGCTGGATTTACAGTCTTCAAACTGGAGACCGGGATTGAAACTATCGCATACAGTTTCCGCGGACAGGAAAGGATGATGGATTACTGGCACATTGATACGGACAGTATCGAAAAAATAGAGAATGGAGTTTCAACCTCAGCGCTGAATATTCCCCAGTTTTTCCTTGAAATGCAGACCGTATTCGATTTGGATGCCAATACGCTGGCAAGATATACCGAGGAATTGCTGCATACCTTATATTGTGATGCACTGATCTTATCCAGAGGCGTTATGTCTTCAAAAGAATTGGCATCAAGTAATTATCAGACTGTAGAACATCAGATGACGGGCCATCCTTGGGTGATCGTTAACAAAAGCAGGTTAGGATTTTCTCCTACTGATCTTGAAACGTTTGCTCCGGAAGCGGGAGAGGATTTAAAAGTGTTGTGGCTGGCTGCTCATAAGGACAGATCAGCGTTCCAGTCGTTGGAGCATATAAATCAGGAAGGATTTTACCGTTCTGAAATTGGAGACGAATTGTATCAATCATTTCAACAAAGGCTGATCGATTCCGGAAAGTCTCCTGATGATTATAATTTAATTCCCGTGCATCCATGGCAATGGGAACATAAACTGAAAATTCACTTTGCAGGTGATATCGCATCCGGTATCTTAGTTCTTTTAGGAGAAGGAAATGATGTGTATAGCCCGCAACAGAGCATCAGAACTTTGTTTAATACAGATCATCCTGAAAAAAGATATCTGAAAACCGCTGTTTCTATTTTAAGTACAGGAAATATCAGAGGACTGTCGCCTAAGCAGATGAAAATTGCCCCTTCCATTACAGACTGGGTAAAAGGACTGATCAAAGGCGATGCTTATCTTGAAACCAAAGGAACCATATTCTTAGGAGAAGAAGCTTCTATTGCTTATCTGCACCCTCAATACAGTGCAATTGCCGGTGTTCCTTATCAGTATAACGAATTTCTTGGAGCTTTATGGCGCGAAAGTGCTTCCAATTATTTACAGGAAGACGAAGAAATGTTTACCATGGCTTCCCTGCTTTTTGTAGATCAAAATGGAGTTCCTTTGGTACAGGCTTTTGCAGAACAGGCAGGAATCAGTATCAGGCAGTGGATCACAGATTATCTGGATGCTTATCTTACGCCGTTGCTTCACATTTATTACACCCATTCTCTTTGTGTAACCCCTCACGGAGAAAACATTATGGTCGTATTGAAAAACGGAGTGCCACAGAGAATTGTCATCAAAGATTTTGTGGATGATATTGTCCTGACTACAGAAGCAAGGGAAAAACTTCCTGATCATCTGGCAGACGGACTGATCCAGTCTTCCAACAAGGAAAACGTTCCATTGTCTATTCTCTTGGGTGTTTTTGATGCGTTCTTCAGATATTTATCCAATGTTCTGCATACGCATTCCAGCTTTGAGGAAGAAACCTTCTGGACGCTTGTTTATGACTGTATAGAGAACTACAAAAACCATAATCCTCATCTGAATGAGCGTTATGAAAAATATGACCTGTATGTCCCTACCTTCAAAAGGTTCTACATCAACAGTCTTCGTTTGAAAAACAACGGTTACAGTGAAAATAAAGCATTTGCTATTCCAAAGAAAGACGGTGCACTGCCGAATCCTTTGTATCAGATTGCGAATAAAAACTCTGTAGCGACCGTATGAGAAAGCTTCTGCATCTTGTAAAAGAAAGCTCTGTATTTGCGTACGGAGCTTTAGCGGGAAAAAAAGTAGAACTTACCTCAGGGAGTATCAACCGTTCTATCTTCAGCCTTGCCATTCCGATGGTGATGGAGCTCGTGATGGAATCTGTTTTTGTCAGTATCAATCTTTTAATTATTGCAAGATTAGGAGATAAAGTCCTTGGACTCGTGGGAATTGCAGATAACTATATCAATTTTGCCAATGCGATTGCCATTGGTTTGGGTATCGCCGCTGCAACACTGACGGCCAGGAGAGCCGGAGAGAAAGATCAGGAGGGTATGAGCCGGACTGCGCATTATATCATATTACTGGCCTCTGCTTTTGCATTACTGATTGGTGGTCTGTCATTCCTTTTTACTGGTGAGATCATCAGCTTCCTTGGATTCAATACAGGGATGGTAAATAACGGACTTCCTTTTTCCAAGCTGGTGTTTCTGAGTATCGGTCTGGTGATTCTGCGTCTGTCTATCAATGGTTTGTTCAGAGGAGCGGGAGATGCCGATCTGGCGATGAAGTCATTGTGGCTTTGTCATATCTCAAGTATGGTGTTCGCCGTGATCCTTGTTTTCGGACTGGGTTTTATTCCTGCTTACGGATTGATGGGATTGGCTTATGCTACTATACTATCCCGATTATTGGCAGTTTTGTATCAGTTCTTTATTCTTCTTACACGCAAAACCAGTGTTAATATCCTGGTCAAGTTTCATCTTGATCTGCCTTTAATTAAGAAAATACTGAAAATTACTTTTGGAGGACTGGTTCAGTACATTATTCCTGCTTCAAGCTGGCTGATTATGGTTAAAATCATCGCCACTTTCGGGACTACTGCTCTTGCAGGATACATTATTGCGCAGAGAATTGCTTCTGTGGCAACGATGCCTGCGTGGGGAATAGGAAATGCTGCAGGGGTTCTTACAGGACAGAATTTAGGAGCCGGAAATCCGGACCGTGCTGAAAAAACAGTATGGAG
The Chryseobacterium sp. W4I1 DNA segment above includes these coding regions:
- a CDS encoding alpha/beta hydrolase family protein, yielding MKNLASIVCVLTVSAHLSAQKVIHQEVFSAKMNKSIKTIIITPDEQQSVTYPSVYILHGYSGNPERTLKQDIPDLIKKAQEYKTIYVLPDGNYNSWYVDSPLVKDSQYQTFIGQELVDFVNKNYPVKMDKKFRGILGWSMGGYGAVNIGTTYNNTFGIVGSSCGALDFNSFGEGYTNYQVDKVLGSAISLNPKFLTDNKVKTMATAEQQYIFDCGTEDTQMVEMNRKFHKKLTDQKIPHLYIESLGIHDPKYWGRSLSEQLTLFDRFFKL
- a CDS encoding taurine catabolism dioxygenase TauD — translated: MNSLEILDNDSITAVKLLPRIIEITSHERRMIQDAAVHLQKKYGSYENRDFITHVHQLASYFLPERILHIAADFASDFSKDQYGALVFRGLMDIDQESIGNTPPNWQSADYSKFNIYGFACALIHGALPSKPVQYYSQRKGGGLMHAIIPDEKMRETQTGSGSATDLYVHTEDAFLKHQADFLSFMYIRNEEQVPSTLYSIRSHGAIGENFRPLFERMYKIPKDANLETGMEEEEKLDAVLYGNYELPFMRFDAAEQLFNPSIKQTDDAHGHLTEFWEEARDLIYSGFTPQAGDVILVNNHLCAHGRSAFRAGVRNVDGVEHECQRRIMLRMMSKVSLMEMRAHTLTEDPFFVIEEHLGKNFENI
- a CDS encoding aspartate aminotransferase family protein, yielding MNNNQMPAGEILGASLPHISGNFENIFHSHNYDHYRSAVEETLDLVGTFLHRNDKPFSGIEAKEMKSMVQQIDLDQKLSSYQELLQEVDTIYVKHATAFHLPQYVAHLNCPIVIPALAGEILVSAINSSQDTYDQSAGGTFMERKLIDWTAEQLGYNPETSDGVFTAGGSQSNLMGLVMMRDCFSQKRYNHNIKLDGLPQEAGRFRIFVSDKSHFSNLKNASIMGLGEKCIVKVPTDERFCMDITLLKKYIKREEQMGNIPIGIVATAGTTDFGNVDPLEDIANVAEQYNIWMHVDAAYGCALLLSEKYRHLLNGIERADSVTIDYHKSFFQPISSSAFIVKNKRELRILKHHADYLNPAEMDEEEIPAQINKSIIQSTRRFDALKLWFTLRMMGKEQLSEYTDTVIDLTKDVASMISENPHFELLSDTDLSVLVFRYIRPDIEDLNALNQHIKMKLFYSGEILVASTKVDGNFYLKFTFLNPITTTEDVHQILNTIQSHGEDFDTAN
- a CDS encoding GNAT family N-acetyltransferase, with the translated sequence MEKTLIQPTKLTEKAQEITIRILLNGMLRELGNGKFYQGVPKYDALTAQALENSSYPLHIRFELKKSDIFLFAPVSYRSESAFHNYGMPLWVVDHNNQKVFEPDVDQLTALVYRELSEQFSEKGLDLFTKRIHSSLRNLEMIMEEGLQDQDALTYSFLESEQQLPVGHNLHPFTKARMGFSREEQLLYGPEFNQGIQLEYFLVHKSCVREHSVLEQPYNEFLKSVVSLPEDLEAKYLNEGEKLSDFYTVPCHPWEATYLLSIEEGAEMIKDRTLIHIGAFGEEFYSTSSIRSMYSPQIPWMPKFSLNVLLTGSIRINTEKDLKRGYASALWRKHTGTAFEKDFNQFKLLLEPVTLGVYHQDKNIESLNLLIRENPFQPEDKILLLARLCQDEPADGQNFIQKFFTDVSEKLGTSPEESVTTWFSKYIHLLIAPLNHLYSQYGMAPEAHQQNLLIQLDDQLLPTTLFVRDAQGYLLRESAREQYAELSKTYPEIEDLFIRDERLLDIISYHVLVSNLSALVASLGKTGWVKERTLINMLHSEFAQVHQEMPSYFTRYALENRHWGTKTNFKAVANEIDGITSAAAISYAKVPNLLHYHYFSDQLIHPKGKEAFFKRYFQKDDVTVTMRPVNLDEDLEMLHEWFNREHAIKIWQMNWPIDELETYYRLMLPGDEAHSYIVMSNGEPTCNIEVYWPCRDIVGDYYDVLPTDYGTHQFIAPTDPKKKYVSPSTQSMVDYVFAQPEVGKMVGEGSVDSLASMMNKAHVGFKVDKVIEMPHKKANLNFCYREWYWEKFPQNKDVEFTVKITEHE
- a CDS encoding lysine N(6)-hydroxylase/L-ornithine N(5)-oxygenase family protein; the protein is MNNDTIYNVIGIGIGPFNLGLAALSNPISELKTLFLDQRDGFDWHPGLMIDHVTLQTPFLCDCVSMADPTNPLSLLNYLKETNRLYKFFIREDFFIPRKEYNRYCQWVVSQLPQCRFSTQVVDIVYEGGLYLITTVHTKTKETEVFRTERLILGTGTQPHIPSFIPKDDSRILHTSSYLYHKEELLAQGKKIAVIGSGQSAAEVFYDLLQSRDENTRLGWYSRPDRFFPMEYSKLTLELTSPDYVDYFYSRDEAARKSILSKQQAQFKGINYDLINQIYDFIYDLNIDNADPNLTIIPNSQLDRVDNSNPDNLTLEFTQLEQDVPYEQEADYLVVGTGYRYHEPAFLKNIQSRIKRDSTGLFAVNRNYSIDHNGGEIYVLHAEVHTHSYISTDLGMAAYRNSYIINDILGREHYKIEKKIAFQDFDVEKYAAVSTVKI
- a CDS encoding IucA/IucC family siderophore biosynthesis protein is translated as MNTNLKNNTISQEIWLQANRDLMAKTIAELMHEERLKPVAVSQDDAGFTVFKLETGIETIAYSFRGQERMMDYWHIDTDSIEKIENGVSTSALNIPQFFLEMQTVFDLDANTLARYTEELLHTLYCDALILSRGVMSSKELASSNYQTVEHQMTGHPWVIVNKSRLGFSPTDLETFAPEAGEDLKVLWLAAHKDRSAFQSLEHINQEGFYRSEIGDELYQSFQQRLIDSGKSPDDYNLIPVHPWQWEHKLKIHFAGDIASGILVLLGEGNDVYSPQQSIRTLFNTDHPEKRYLKTAVSILSTGNIRGLSPKQMKIAPSITDWVKGLIKGDAYLETKGTIFLGEEASIAYLHPQYSAIAGVPYQYNEFLGALWRESASNYLQEDEEMFTMASLLFVDQNGVPLVQAFAEQAGISIRQWITDYLDAYLTPLLHIYYTHSLCVTPHGENIMVVLKNGVPQRIVIKDFVDDIVLTTEAREKLPDHLADGLIQSSNKENVPLSILLGVFDAFFRYLSNVLHTHSSFEEETFWTLVYDCIENYKNHNPHLNERYEKYDLYVPTFKRFYINSLRLKNNGYSENKAFAIPKKDGALPNPLYQIANKNSVATV
- a CDS encoding MATE family efflux transporter, giving the protein MRKLLHLVKESSVFAYGALAGKKVELTSGSINRSIFSLAIPMVMELVMESVFVSINLLIIARLGDKVLGLVGIADNYINFANAIAIGLGIAAATLTARRAGEKDQEGMSRTAHYIILLASAFALLIGGLSFLFTGEIISFLGFNTGMVNNGLPFSKLVFLSIGLVILRLSINGLFRGAGDADLAMKSLWLCHISSMVFAVILVFGLGFIPAYGLMGLAYATILSRLLAVLYQFFILLTRKTSVNILVKFHLDLPLIKKILKITFGGLVQYIIPASSWLIMVKIIATFGTTALAGYIIAQRIASVATMPAWGIGNAAGVLTGQNLGAGNPDRAEKTVWRAGGINMTYLIAVAVFWQFAAEYVVTFFTKEAEVARYAVQYIHVVSMAYLLLGFTMVISRALNAAGNIMQVTLLYMIMFYVIQLPLAYLLGVRLQWELKGIFTAIVSSEIVLAVLFLMIFKNGKWKTIKI